The uncultured Cohaesibacter sp. genomic sequence TTTTGTTGACTAGTCGCGGAAGCTGGTGTGGCAGCTTTTGCAGGCTGCGCCAGTCTGACCAAAAGCTGCGGCCAGTTGAGCTTTTCCTTTGCCAGCTTCTGCCTTCAGGTTGGCGGCTGCCTCTCCAAGCGCCTTATATTTGGCTGCAAAGCCATCCATATCTTCCCAGATAACGGGAAGGGCTTCTGTTTTGCCGGGCATATCTGCGGTGGAGGTGCCTTCAACGAACAATCCGCTGATGTCCTTGGTTGTGAGATTTGCAATCGCATCAGCATGTTGCTGAGCGGTTGCTGCGTCATAGTCACCTTTGAGCAATTTGGCCAAGGGGCCCATATTGCCACCAAGCTGTTTGAAAAAGGCTTGACGTTCGGCAACAGCATCTTCTTTCGGTCCAGCAAGGGCTGGCGCTGCAATCAATGACAAGGCGATGGTAACAAGAGCGATTTTATGCATGGTTGGTCCCCATTATTGCATTATGAAATTCGGTCAAATTTGCCAAAATATATGGCCATTGGAGTATATAGTCAGGCTTTCTACGGATTGAATGATTTTATTTCATTCATCTGATGAACTTTCCGTGAAGGTTTCTCTGTTTGACGGACGTAAGTAGAGAAGACCTTAGTTTCAGTTTTGTGAAAATTCATCAATTTTCGATTGGCAATAAGTTGGCCTGTCGCGATTTTTCAAAGAAATAGGGTGCGATAATTGCTCGCACCCTTGCTCCATGTTCAGGATTTTGCCGTCTTGCTGTATTGAGACATCTATCAGAGATCGGCTTTTGAGCGGATTTCCTCGAATTTGGCCTTTGCATTTTTCCATTCGATTCCGTCATCAAAGCGCAAGAGCGACGTGACGAACTGATCCGAGAATTCCTCCGCGGCCTGCGCTGGCAAAAGGGAAGGCAAGTTATCGATGGATGTGACTTCGACAGCGTCACCCGAGCCGTTCTTTGCCACTTCAATTACCGGATCTTCCCAACTGGTCGGAGCATCATAAATCGGCAATGGATTGAAATCGGAGAAGGGATCGCAGGATACATCGGAGATGACCTTCATATTGGTGCCCTCTGCCGCCAGATGGGTCTTGTTGGTGAGCAACAGGCCCGGGCCAAACATGAGCACGCAGTTGACCATCATGTCGTGGGAGAGAAGCGTTCGCCTGTCAAGAATGCGCGTTTCCTCGATATCCCATTTGGTCACCTTCATGCCGATGGCTTCGAGGCATTCGCTGGCTCCGGTGCCGGATCGTCCTTTGGCCCCAACCACGATTGCGGTCGGTAACGCGCCTTCGCCTTCATCGGCCAATGCCTTGAGCTTGTCGATGATGGCCTCTTGGCTTTCGAATGGTGAGACACCCTTGGTGATTTCATTTCGGCCAGCACGGCGCTCCAGAAGGCGGAAAGCACCCAGCGCGGCTCCCATCCATCCAGCCCAATAGCCAAAAGCTGCAACACGTCGCCCGTTTTCGTTGGTCAGGAATTCGATGTCGTAAAGCAGACCTTCACCCTTGACGAAGCGGGCCATTTCCTTTTGCCAGCCCGTCTGATCCTTGTAGATATGCGCAAAATGGATCATGCGATGGGGTAACGCGTCCGGCGTTTCTGCCAGCTCCTTAAGGCCAAGAATAACCGTGTCCTTTGGTGCATCCACCCATGAGCGCGGCTCGGCAAGGCTACAGCCTACCGCTTCATACTCTTCATTCGCACAGACCCGTTTGCTGCTTTTCTCGACCGTGACGGTAAAGCCATTTTCGAGCAACAGCTTGGCATTCTTGGGAGTCAGGGCTGTGCGGCGTTCGGTGCTGCGATCTTCGTCGCGTAGCCAGATATGTGCTTTTTGCTCTGAAGGTGTGGGTGACATGGGTGGTCTCCGTAGGCTTTATTATCTCTCGAAGCGCATTTTACTGGGCTTTGAGACACTGTGTTTGTTGTTGGTGATAATTTACCGTTTTTGGCGCAGAATGATAGGGGCGGGACTGTGAGCAAATGTTATTTGTTTGTGCCCTCTTGGCATCCTGTATCGTTATTTGAAGGCGCGGACAGGGGTAGGCGCAAGGCAAAGGCTGCCTTTAATCCAAGCGGCGTGCGCTTTGCTTTCTGGCCAAATGCAATCGATTTCATCCTATTGATTATGACTATTTTTAGAGTTTTGGATTAGCCTTCCAGAAACTGGGGGCTATTTATCTATGCTAAATGCGCTTGATATTGCGTCTATTTATAGTTGTCTATTTTTATCGTTGCTCGTAGCCGCGTCTACAATGGCTGTGGTTTGGTACAGCAATACCAGGGAAATTGCTGCCCGATATTGGACACTGGCTTATGTGCTTGCTGTAGGGGCGGCTGCACTTCTCGCCCTGCAGGAAATATTGGGTCCGTTTGTTCCGGCGCTGTGCACAGCGGTGGTGCTTGCCGCAAACCTTGGAATGATCGCGGGATTTCGCGCCTTCAATGGTCTCAAAACGCCTACTTGGCCTTTCTTTGCTGCTCCAACTCTTTATTTGGTTTTGGCAGGCGCCGCTCCTTGGCTTTATTCCACTCCGAATATGAATGCGATGGTGCAGTCTCTTTTTATTATGGTCAGTGCCTTCAGCAATGCGTATCTGGTGATCAGTGGAACCGGCAACAGGGCCTTGCCAATGGCCATTCCGACAACGGTCGTGCTGGTTGTGCACGGGTTCATTCGAGCCCTCGCCATTTACTTCACGCTGACCCAGCCAGCCCCGGTGATCAATGGTCGTATGGAAGCGGGATGGTGGAAGCTGTTCTTGCTGGAGATTTTCTTCAATACGACGATGATGGCAGTCTCCACCATAATTCTCATCAAGGACCGTACGGAACAAAAACATCGTATCGCTTCCGAAACTGATGACCTGACCGGCATTTCCAATCGCCGTGCATTCGTTCGTGACATCAACAAGCTGCTGCCGGAAAGCGCGTCCAATTCGATTATGGCGATTCTGGATATCGATCACTTCAAGCATATCAATGACACCTATGGGCATGATGCGGGTGACAAGGCTCTTATCGATTTCGTCAAGACAACCAAACTGCAGTTGCCAACATCCGCCCTGATG encodes the following:
- a CDS encoding cytochrome c, whose product is MHKIALVTIALSLIAAPALAGPKEDAVAERQAFFKQLGGNMGPLAKLLKGDYDAATAQQHADAIANLTTKDISGLFVEGTSTADMPGKTEALPVIWEDMDGFAAKYKALGEAAANLKAEAGKGKAQLAAAFGQTGAACKSCHTSFRD
- a CDS encoding GGDEF domain-containing protein: MAVVWYSNTREIAARYWTLAYVLAVGAAALLALQEILGPFVPALCTAVVLAANLGMIAGFRAFNGLKTPTWPFFAAPTLYLVLAGAAPWLYSTPNMNAMVQSLFIMVSAFSNAYLVISGTGNRALPMAIPTTVVLVVHGFIRALAIYFTLTQPAPVINGRMEAGWWKLFLLEIFFNTTMMAVSTIILIKDRTEQKHRIASETDDLTGISNRRAFVRDINKLLPESASNSIMAILDIDHFKHINDTYGHDAGDKALIDFVKTTKLQLPTSALMGRMGGEEFAIYLSGDGYDHAAIIERVRRTVEQTSFDYKGLPIRFTLSIGFASVKTVGKSFDHLFAAADCAMYLAKKNGRNRVLTYRPSMRIREVLGDGLKTSGDFSEPTMIFKAI
- a CDS encoding saccharopine dehydrogenase, producing MSPTPSEQKAHIWLRDEDRSTERRTALTPKNAKLLLENGFTVTVEKSSKRVCANEEYEAVGCSLAEPRSWVDAPKDTVILGLKELAETPDALPHRMIHFAHIYKDQTGWQKEMARFVKGEGLLYDIEFLTNENGRRVAAFGYWAGWMGAALGAFRLLERRAGRNEITKGVSPFESQEAIIDKLKALADEGEGALPTAIVVGAKGRSGTGASECLEAIGMKVTKWDIEETRILDRRTLLSHDMMVNCVLMFGPGLLLTNKTHLAAEGTNMKVISDVSCDPFSDFNPLPIYDAPTSWEDPVIEVAKNGSGDAVEVTSIDNLPSLLPAQAAEEFSDQFVTSLLRFDDGIEWKNAKAKFEEIRSKADL